A single window of Methanothermobacter marburgensis str. Marburg DNA harbors:
- a CDS encoding 50S ribosomal protein L32e — protein sequence MRKKFKRQEYARYKKLGEKWRRPRGKTSKMRKYEKGKPAMPAIGYRKPRDQRGLHPSGYEDILVSSMRELEELDPEKQAARIASTVGARKKTLMLEKARELGIKVLNP from the coding sequence ATGAGGAAAAAATTTAAACGACAGGAATACGCCCGATACAAAAAACTGGGGGAAAAATGGAGGAGGCCCAGGGGTAAAACAAGTAAAATGAGAAAATATGAAAAGGGCAAACCTGCAATGCCTGCGATTGGCTACAGGAAGCCAAGGGACCAGAGGGGTCTCCACCCATCAGGATATGAGGACATCCTTGTTTCCAGCATGAGGGAACTTGAGGAACTGGACCCTGAAAAACAGGCTGCAAGGATAGCATCAACTGTGGGTGCCAGGAAGAAGACACTCATGCTTGAAAAGGCAAGGGAACTTGGCATAAAAGTTCTGAATCCATAA
- a CDS encoding 50S ribosomal protein L6: MVLAAMIREEIPIPEDVNVTIDGEVTVKGPKGELSRKFNHSEISMAVEDDKVVLEVKFPKKKDKAMIGTVKAHINNMIRGVTEGFTYRMKIVYAHFPMSVKVAGDKVLIENFLGERHPRTAKIVGDTKVQVKGDEVEVTGINKEHVGQTMANLEQATKIKGRDPRVFQDGIYLVSKE, encoded by the coding sequence ATGGTTCTAGCAGCTATGATCCGGGAAGAAATACCCATCCCTGAGGATGTTAACGTCACCATCGATGGTGAAGTTACGGTTAAGGGTCCAAAGGGTGAACTCTCCCGAAAATTTAACCACTCAGAGATATCAATGGCCGTTGAGGACGATAAGGTGGTCCTTGAGGTTAAATTCCCAAAGAAAAAGGACAAGGCAATGATAGGGACAGTTAAGGCCCATATAAACAACATGATAAGGGGCGTCACCGAGGGATTCACCTACCGCATGAAGATAGTGTACGCCCACTTTCCAATGAGTGTGAAGGTGGCAGGGGATAAGGTTTTAATAGAGAACTTCCTCGGGGAACGCCACCCAAGGACTGCAAAGATAGTGGGAGATACAAAGGTCCAGGTAAAGGGCGACGAGGTTGAAGTAACAGGCATCAACAAGGAACACGTGGGACAGACAATGGCGAACCTTGAACAGGCCACCAAGATTAAGGGAAGGGACCCAAGGGTTTTCCAGGACGGCATATACCTTGTGAGCAAGGAATAG
- a CDS encoding 30S ribosomal protein S8, with protein sequence MTLMDPLANALTNIRNNEIRGNVKCRITPASKLIGRVLRTMQKEGYIGEFEYVDDGRAGKFIVELEGNINQCGVIKPRHAVKKDEFEKFEKRYLPAKNFGIIIVSTPEGIMTHKEAKDRGIGGRLLAYVY encoded by the coding sequence GTGACTCTTATGGATCCTCTCGCAAACGCCCTGACCAACATAAGGAACAATGAGATAAGGGGTAATGTCAAGTGCAGGATAACCCCTGCATCAAAGCTCATAGGGCGTGTGCTGAGAACAATGCAGAAGGAAGGCTACATCGGGGAATTTGAATACGTTGATGACGGCAGGGCCGGAAAATTCATCGTTGAACTTGAGGGAAACATAAACCAGTGTGGGGTTATAAAACCCAGACACGCTGTTAAGAAGGACGAATTCGAAAAATTTGAGAAAAGATATCTGCCAGCTAAGAACTTCGGGATAATAATCGTATCAACCCCTGAGGGAATAATGACCCATAAAGAGGCCAAGGACAGGGGTATCGGCGGTAGACTGCTGGCTTACGTCTACTAG